In Deltaproteobacteria bacterium, the genomic stretch CATAATACGTATCCTCGGAAAACAACCCCTCCTCCCAGGCCCAAGAGGATGGCAGCAAGGGGGTCCTTCTGCCCTCCGGGCAGATGATCTCTTGGGGGATATCCCGGAGAAAGCGGGAGGGGATCCTCCTCCCTCCCCCCCCAAAGAGGGTCCTCCTGGTCGCACAGCTCATATAGAGTCTCTCCTGGGCCCGGGTCATCCCCACATAGCAGAGGCGTCGCTCCTCCTCCAGGTCTTCTGGATTGCCCAGGCGTAGGTAATAGGGCAGAAGGCCCTCCTCCAGTCCTACTATAAAGACCACTGGGAACTCCAGACCCTTGGCGCTGTGCAGGGTTATGAGGCTGACCCGATTGGCCCCATCCTCATATTCGTCGATGTCGGTGAGGAGGGCCACCTGGTCGAGGAATTCCTTTAATCCTTCGATCCCTGTTCCCTTGTGCGCCTTAAGTACCCCGAGAAACTCCTTGATGTTCTCTATCCTTGTGTTCCCCTCTTCACCTTGGGCCATGAGAAATTCCATATAATTCGTCCCCTCTATGATTTGAGAGGCCAGCTCGGAGAGGGGGAGGGAATGGGTCTGGGCCCTTAGACTTTCCAATAGGGAGAAGACCTCTTGGGCCTTTTTTCTCACCGCCGGAGAGATATCTTCCCTGACAAGGGCCTCCTGCAGGGCCTGGTAAAGGGAGCACCCCTTCTGATGGCCCAATTCCTCTAATGTGTCCAGGGTCTTGGGACCAATTCCCCTGGGGGGAACGTTCAAGATCCTCTTTAGGCTGACCACATCCTCAGGGTTCACCATGACCCGGAGATAGGCCAAGAGATCCTTGATCTCCTTGCGCTGATAAAACCTTACCCCACCCACCAGGGTATAGGGGATCCCCCAGCGCATCAGGGCCTCCTCCAGGGCGCGGGACTGGGCGTTTATCCGGTAAAAGACTGCGCAGCGCCGGTATTGCCCCTTCGCCTCCGCGGCGATGCGGCCCGCCACCCAACTGGCCTCCTCTTCCTCATCTTCGGCCAGAAAGAGGGTGAGAGGGGTCCCGGGTTCGTTGGCCGTCCAAAGCCTTTTTTCCTGGCGCCAGCGGTTTCGGCAGACCACGGCGTTGGCCCCTTGCAAGATCATTTGGGTGGAGCGGTAGTTCTGCTCCAGCTTGACCACCTTGGCCATGGGGAAGTCCTGCTCAAAGCTCAGGATGTTGGCGGGTTCAGCCCCCCGCCAGCGGTATATGGATTGATCATCATCCCCCACCACACAGAGGGAGGCATCCGGGCCGAGGAGGTCCTTGATGAGGAGGTGTTGTATATAGTTCGTGTCCTGATACTCATCCACCAAGATGTGGCGAAACCTCCTCTGATAATAATCCCGGACCTGTGGGATGCGCTGAAAGAGGAGGTGAGCAAAGTAGAGGAGGTCGCCGAAGTCGAGGGCGTTGGCCGCCCTCAGGGCCTCTTGGTAGAGGGGGTAGAACTCCGCCGCCTTCTTCTGATAAGGGTTGAAGTCTTCGGGGTGGTACTCGTCAGGGCCTATCCCCCGATTCTTCGCCCGCTCGATTTCCTTCAGGATGGTCTTGGGAGGATAGGCGTGTAGCCCCACGCCTGCGGACTTCAAGAGTCCCTCCATCAACCGCTGCTGATCCGTTTCGTCGTAGATGACGAAGTCCCCTGGGAGACCCAGGTGATGGATATGGGAGCGCAGGATCCGCAGGCATGCTGAGTGAAAGGTGCTGACCCAGGCCCTTTGTCCCTGCGTGCCCATCAGGGTACAGACCCTCTCTTTCATTTCACCGGCGGCCTTGTTGGTGAAGGTCACTGCCAAGATCTCCTCTGGGGCGACCCTCCCCGAAAGGAGGAGGAAGGCGATCCTGTAGGTCAACACCCTCGTCTTCCCGCTTCCCGCCCCCGCAAAGACCAGGATGGCCTTCTCCTGGGCGGTGACCGCCTCCCTCTGGGGAGGGTTGAGAGAGCGCAGCAGCTCTTTTACAGGGTTGAGATCGGTCATCTGTTAAGCAGGGGCCTCACTCCACGGTGACGCTCTTGGCAATGGGTTTCAGTTGATTCATCACCTTATATCTAAGACCGATTCCCTGTCAAGAAGGAACAAATCTAAAGCTGGGCTGAAATCCTCTCCATTTTCACAAACCGTGCAGGGTCTTTTCGCCTTTTCCGCTCTTGCTTTTTTCTTGTCTTGCGTGGTAATTTTATTTTTAGAGATCTTTCAGGTATTTCAGGGAGAGGATTATGGGAGCTTTGTTCGGCACCGATGGGGTGAGGGGGGTAGCTAATGAATACCCGATGACTGCTGAAATGGCCTTAAATATTGGAAGGGCAACAGCCCATTTGTTTAAGCGGAAAGGGCACCACGCCAGGATTATTATCGGCAAGGATACACGGATTTCCGGATATATGCTTGAAAATGCTTTGGTCTCTGGTATCTGTTCCATGGGAGTGGATGCCATTTTGCTTGGCCCCATGCCTACACCGGGGGTTGCTTTTTTAACCAGTAGCATGCGCGCTGACGCAGGTATTGTTATATCTGCCTCTCACAATCCCTTCCAGGATAATGGCATTAAGATCTTTTCCAGCGACGGGTTTAAGCTCCCTGATGAAAAGGAACTCGAGATCGAAGAACTCATCTTTTCAAATAATATGCATACCCTTCACCCCTCACCCCGGGAATTGGGCAAGGCATATCGAATTGAAGGTGCCATGGGTCGATACATCGTCTTTTTGAAGAGCAGTTTCCCTAAAGAGTATAACCTCGAGGGAATGAAGGTCGTCCTTGATTGTGCCAATGGGGCTACCTATC encodes the following:
- a CDS encoding UvrD-helicase domain-containing protein translates to MTDLNPVKELLRSLNPPQREAVTAQEKAILVFAGAGSGKTRVLTYRIAFLLLSGRVAPEEILAVTFTNKAAGEMKERVCTLMGTQGQRAWVSTFHSACLRILRSHIHHLGLPGDFVIYDETDQQRLMEGLLKSAGVGLHAYPPKTILKEIERAKNRGIGPDEYHPEDFNPYQKKAAEFYPLYQEALRAANALDFGDLLYFAHLLFQRIPQVRDYYQRRFRHILVDEYQDTNYIQHLLIKDLLGPDASLCVVGDDDQSIYRWRGAEPANILSFEQDFPMAKVVKLEQNYRSTQMILQGANAVVCRNRWRQEKRLWTANEPGTPLTLFLAEDEEEEASWVAGRIAAEAKGQYRRCAVFYRINAQSRALEEALMRWGIPYTLVGGVRFYQRKEIKDLLAYLRVMVNPEDVVSLKRILNVPPRGIGPKTLDTLEELGHQKGCSLYQALQEALVREDISPAVRKKAQEVFSLLESLRAQTHSLPLSELASQIIEGTNYMEFLMAQGEEGNTRIENIKEFLGVLKAHKGTGIEGLKEFLDQVALLTDIDEYEDGANRVSLITLHSAKGLEFPVVFIVGLEEGLLPYYLRLGNPEDLEEERRLCYVGMTRAQERLYMSCATRRTLFGGGGRRIPSRFLRDIPQEIICPEGRRTPLLPSSWAWEEGLFSEDTYYEYE